In the Clostridium beijerinckii genome, one interval contains:
- the glgA gene encoding glycogen synthase GlgA, producing the protein MRVLFVASEASPFIKTGGLGDVAGALPKALAQKNADVRVVIPKYKEISWEVRDKLRFVKWFNVKVGWREQFCGVWECFHNGVTYYVLDNEAYFKRDEVYGFYDDAERFAFFDRAVLDMLRQIDWQPDLIHCNDWQTGMLPVLLKFEYKRNDMFYWKMKCVYSIHNIAFQGVFDPQILPELFGFDMELYNNTCLKFDDGVSYMKGGLYYSDIITTVSNTYAYEIQTPEYGQRLDGVLRERSYALRGITNGIDYDEFNPKTNKFIKKNYSINSIEDKAINKTELQKELGLTVDKNIPMLAMVTRLTSQKGMDLLVNISDKLLQENVQLVILGTGDKHYEEHFKWLDSRYGNKVSANIKFDNGLANKIYAACDMFLMPSLFEPCGLGQLIALRYGSIPIVRETGGLKDTIIAYNEYTGEGNGFSFRNYNSDELYNIIEYALWIYKDKGKWENLIENAMNSDNSWNRSAQIYLDLYRELTGQD; encoded by the coding sequence ATGAGAGTTTTATTTGTAGCATCTGAAGCTAGTCCGTTCATTAAAACAGGGGGGCTCGGAGATGTTGCTGGGGCATTACCAAAAGCACTTGCACAAAAAAATGCAGATGTAAGAGTTGTTATACCAAAGTATAAAGAAATTAGTTGGGAAGTAAGAGACAAGCTAAGGTTTGTTAAATGGTTTAATGTTAAAGTTGGATGGAGAGAACAATTTTGTGGCGTATGGGAATGCTTTCATAATGGAGTAACATATTATGTTTTAGATAATGAAGCATATTTTAAGAGAGATGAAGTCTATGGATTCTATGATGATGCAGAGAGATTTGCGTTCTTTGATAGGGCCGTATTAGACATGTTGAGGCAAATAGATTGGCAGCCAGATCTTATACACTGCAATGACTGGCAAACTGGGATGTTACCTGTACTATTAAAATTTGAATATAAAAGAAATGATATGTTCTATTGGAAGATGAAATGCGTATATTCAATCCATAATATAGCATTTCAAGGAGTATTTGATCCTCAAATATTACCGGAGTTATTTGGATTTGATATGGAGCTTTATAATAACACATGCCTAAAATTTGATGATGGTGTAAGTTATATGAAGGGTGGATTATACTATTCAGATATTATTACAACTGTTAGTAATACTTATGCATACGAAATACAAACACCTGAGTATGGTCAAAGATTGGATGGAGTATTAAGAGAGAGATCCTATGCATTAAGAGGAATAACAAATGGTATAGATTATGATGAATTTAATCCGAAGACAAATAAATTTATTAAAAAGAACTATAGTATAAACTCTATTGAAGATAAAGCAATAAACAAAACGGAGTTACAAAAAGAGCTAGGGCTAACTGTTGATAAAAATATACCAATGCTGGCGATGGTAACTAGATTGACAAGTCAAAAGGGAATGGATCTATTAGTAAATATTTCGGATAAACTATTACAAGAAAATGTTCAACTAGTTATTTTAGGAACGGGAGATAAGCATTATGAGGAACATTTTAAATGGCTAGATTCTAGATATGGAAATAAGGTGTCTGCTAATATTAAATTTGATAATGGGTTAGCAAATAAAATTTATGCAGCATGTGATATGTTTTTAATGCCTTCACTTTTTGAACCATGTGGATTAGGGCAATTAATAGCACTTAGATATGGTTCTATTCCTATAGTTAGGGAAACTGGGGGACTTAAGGATACAATAATTGCATATAATGAGTATACTGGAGAAGGTAATGGGTTTAGTTTCAGAAATTACAATTCAGATGAGTTATACAATATAATAGAATATGCGTTATGGATATATAAGGATAAGGGTAAGTGGGAAAATCTAATCGAAAATGCAATGAATTCTGATAATAGCTGGAATAGGTCAGCTCAAATATATTTAGATTTATATAGAGAATTAACAGGACAAGATTAA
- the glgB gene encoding 1,4-alpha-glucan branching protein GlgB: MQNDPKSSKIKDKDEIGPRDMNGLTEEDGKVSIEDNSSVEKRISKTKGRAKKKISSKETTELNPINNLDIKVKDITTNDKEIGIKSKGSLKKSKAIDKKNALENKNEEKIILKEENNKESELEGGDNINKSKSTKTNELNVQSKTKRTTNKSSKGKSAVTSTKASARKKSASKELMGEFQAEGEKIEKSKTEHSKINVKKRTESIDKSEITNLNTYLFHQGKNYESYNILGSHIKTEKRKKGVQFVTWAPNAKDVYVVGDFNNFEVKEEYKLERITENGLWRGFFYTAKAGNRYKYCIVGSDGEMGEYKADPYAIQSELRPDNASIVYKPKAFKWNDKKWIDQRNKINVLEQPLNIYEIHLGSWKTNKDGGFLKYEEIAEDLPKYVKDMGYTHVELMPLIEHPLDASWGYQGTGYYSPTSRYGDYEGIKILINKLHEANIGVIMDWVPGHFCKDAHGLYKFDGTPTYEYQEEWRAENKGWGTCNFDLGRDEVKSYLISNALYWYKEFHIDGLRVDAVSSILYLDYSRSPGEWIPNKYGGNGNLEAIDFLKELNKAVFAEYPTALMIAEESTSWPNVTKPAIYDGLGFNLKWNMGWMNDTLEYVEIDPKYRKHNHKNITFAMMYNYAENYLLPLSHDEVVHGKKSLVNKMWGDEWNKFAGLRAFMCYMMGHPGKKLSFMGCEFAQKIEWREYEELKWNLIDDLGIHKKTQLFFKDLNNLYLNNKAFWELDHDYRGFNWIEADNNEQSILIFARRSRNDKDTLIFIINFTSIVYYDYQIGVPFLGSYEEVFNSDDSKYGGSGQIMGEMLVSEKTQFHNQPYSLKVKVPPMATLILKVNEINVDQEIKEKDE, from the coding sequence ATGCAAAATGATCCTAAAAGCAGTAAGATTAAAGATAAAGATGAAATAGGTCCTAGAGATATGAACGGTTTGACAGAAGAAGACGGAAAAGTATCTATCGAAGATAATTCATCTGTTGAGAAAAGAATAAGTAAGACAAAGGGAAGAGCGAAAAAGAAAATTTCCTCAAAGGAAACAACTGAATTAAATCCAATTAATAATCTAGATATTAAGGTAAAAGACATTACTACAAATGATAAAGAAATTGGTATTAAATCTAAAGGGAGTTTAAAGAAATCTAAGGCAATTGATAAGAAGAATGCGTTGGAGAATAAAAACGAAGAAAAAATTATTTTAAAAGAAGAGAATAATAAAGAATCTGAATTGGAGGGTGGAGATAATATTAATAAATCTAAATCCACCAAAACGAATGAATTAAATGTACAATCAAAGACAAAAAGAACAACTAATAAATCTTCAAAAGGGAAATCTGCAGTAACTTCAACAAAAGCAAGCGCAAGAAAAAAATCAGCTTCAAAAGAATTAATGGGAGAATTTCAAGCAGAAGGGGAGAAGATTGAAAAGTCGAAAACAGAACATAGTAAAATTAATGTTAAAAAGAGAACAGAAAGTATTGATAAATCTGAAATAACTAATCTTAACACATATTTGTTTCATCAAGGTAAAAACTATGAATCTTATAATATTTTAGGCTCACATATTAAAACTGAGAAAAGAAAGAAAGGTGTGCAATTTGTAACGTGGGCACCTAATGCAAAAGATGTATATGTAGTTGGGGATTTTAATAATTTCGAAGTAAAAGAGGAATACAAACTTGAAAGAATAACTGAAAATGGATTATGGAGAGGCTTTTTTTATACTGCGAAGGCCGGAAATAGATACAAGTATTGTATAGTGGGAAGCGATGGAGAGATGGGAGAATACAAAGCCGATCCGTATGCAATACAAAGTGAATTGAGACCAGATAATGCATCAATAGTATATAAGCCTAAAGCTTTCAAATGGAATGATAAAAAATGGATTGATCAAAGAAATAAAATAAATGTACTTGAGCAACCATTAAATATATATGAGATACATTTGGGCTCATGGAAGACAAATAAAGATGGCGGATTCTTAAAATACGAAGAAATCGCAGAAGATTTACCTAAGTATGTAAAAGATATGGGATATACACATGTAGAGCTTATGCCGCTTATTGAACATCCATTGGATGCTTCTTGGGGATATCAGGGGACAGGTTATTATTCACCAACAAGTAGGTATGGGGATTATGAAGGTATTAAAATTTTAATAAATAAATTGCATGAGGCTAATATAGGAGTAATAATGGATTGGGTTCCAGGTCATTTTTGTAAGGATGCTCACGGATTATATAAGTTTGATGGAACACCAACATACGAATATCAAGAAGAATGGAGAGCGGAAAATAAGGGTTGGGGAACTTGTAATTTTGATCTAGGTAGAGATGAAGTTAAAAGTTATTTAATATCGAATGCATTATACTGGTATAAAGAGTTCCATATTGATGGATTAAGGGTTGATGCTGTATCAAGCATACTTTACTTGGATTATAGCAGATCGCCCGGGGAATGGATACCAAACAAATATGGAGGAAATGGGAATTTAGAAGCAATAGATTTTCTAAAGGAGTTAAATAAAGCAGTATTTGCAGAATATCCGACTGCACTTATGATTGCAGAGGAATCAACATCTTGGCCTAATGTCACAAAACCTGCAATTTATGATGGTTTGGGATTCAACTTAAAATGGAATATGGGTTGGATGAATGATACATTAGAGTATGTCGAAATAGATCCTAAATATAGAAAACATAATCATAAAAATATAACATTTGCGATGATGTATAATTATGCTGAAAATTATTTATTGCCACTTTCACACGATGAAGTTGTTCATGGTAAGAAATCATTGGTAAACAAAATGTGGGGAGATGAATGGAATAAGTTTGCAGGTCTCCGAGCGTTTATGTGTTATATGATGGGACATCCGGGCAAAAAGTTATCGTTTATGGGGTGCGAATTTGCTCAGAAAATTGAGTGGAGAGAATATGAGGAATTAAAATGGAACCTAATCGATGATTTAGGAATCCATAAAAAAACTCAATTATTTTTTAAGGATTTAAACAATCTATACCTTAATAATAAAGCTTTTTGGGAGCTCGATCATGACTATAGAGGCTTTAATTGGATAGAAGCCGATAATAATGAACAAAGCATATTAATTTTTGCTAGAAGAAGTAGAAATGATAAAGATACACTGATTTTTATAATTAATTTTACTTCTATTGTGTATTATGATTATCAAATTGGAGTACCATTTTTGGGGAGCTATGAAGAAGTATTTAATTCTGATGATAGTAAATATGGTGGTTCAGGTCAGATTATGGGTGAAATGCTTGTATCTGAAAAGACTCAATTCCACAATCAACCATATTCTTTGAAAGTAAAAGTGCCTCCAATGGCAACATTAATATTAAAAGTGAATGAAATTAATGTAGATCAAGAAATTAAAGAAAAAGATGAATAA